From the genome of Labedella gwakjiensis:
CGCACCCTGCACGACGACTGATCACACACCGAGCGCCCCGCGCTCCGAGCACCCGCTGCACGGCGGCGGGTGGAGGATGGATGAATGGCACACACCTGGATCGCCCGTGACTTCGGCGGGCTCGACGTCTTCGACTTCGTGGAGGAGGAGGTCGCTCCTCCCGGACCCGGCGAGGTGACGATCGACGTCTTCGCGGCCGGCATGAACCCCGCCGACTACAAGCACATCGCGATGGGCGGCGACCCGTCCGATCTGCCGATCCATGTCGGCTACGAGGTCGCGGGCATCCTCTCGGCCGTCGGTCCGGACACCGAGATCGCCTCGGGCGGCGGCGCCGACGGCGACGAGGTGCTCGCGTTCCGTATCCGAGGCGGATACTCCGACTCGGTCACGGTGCCGGCGAAGGACGTCTTCGCGAAGCCGGAATCGCTCGACTTCCCGGAAGCGGCCAACCTGCTGCTCGCGGGGACGACCGCGGCCGAGATGCTCGACGTGACAGGGGCGAAGGCGGGCGAGACGATCCTCGTCCACGGAGCCTCCGGCGCCGTCGGCGTGAGCGTCCTGCAGCAGGCGCGACTGTTCGGGATCCGGGTGATCGGTACGGCGAGCGACGCGAACATGGGCGTCGTGATGCGCTACGGCGGCGAGCACGTCGTCTATGGCGACGGGCTCGAGGAGCGCGTGCGCGACCTGGCCGCTGGTCCCATCGCCGCATCGCTCGATTGCGTCGGCACGGACGAAGCGATCGACGTCTCCCTCGCGCTCGTCCCCGACCGCTCGCGCATCGTGTCGATCGCGAACTTCGAGCGTGCCGAGCGCGACGGGTACCGCGTGATCATGGGCCGCTTCCCCGCGAGCGCGGTCTTCCGCGACCGTGTTCGGGCGCACCTCATCGAACTCGCGGGTCGCGGCGACCTCGTGGTGCCGATCGCGCGCACCTTCCCGCTCGCCGAGGCGCGCGAGGCGATGCGCTTCCTCGCCGACCAGCACCCCGGGGGAAAGCTCGCGCTGCTGCCGTAGCCGGCGGGCATGAGCGTCAGGCGAGCGGCGGAACGCGCTCGCCCTCGGGCGGCGGTGGCGGCGGTGTTCCGTCGCCGAACGGGCGACCGCCGAGCTCCTCGCGGCCGTGCGGCGTGAGCCAGCCGCGCGGGTCCGGTCCCTTCGGGATGATGCCCGTCGGGTTGATGTCCGAGTGGACGACGTAGTAGTGCGCCTTGATCTGCGCGAAGTCGATCGTGTCGCCGAAACCGGACGTCTGGAAGAGGTCGCGAGCGTACGCCCACAGCACGGGCATCTCGTCGAGCTTCGAGCGGTTGCACTTGAAATGGCCGTGGTACACGGCGTCGAACCGCGCGAGGGTCGTGAAGAGGCGCACGTCGGCCTCCGTGATGGTGTCTCCGACCAGGAAGCGCTGAGTCGCGAGACGCTCCTCGAGCCAGTCGAGGCGGGCGAAGAGCGTGTCGTAAGCCCGCTCGTAGGCCTTCTGGGAGCCGGCGAAGCCTGCCTTGTACACACCGTTGTTGACGTCGTGGAAGATCTTCTCGGCGACGTCGTCGATCTCGGCGCGCAGATGCTCCGGATAGAGGTCGGGGGCGCCCTCGCGGTGGAACTCGGTCCACTCGGTCGAGAAGTCGAGCGTGATCTGGGGGTAGTTGTTCGTGACGACCTGGCCGGTCGGCACGTCGACGATCGCCGGGACGGTGATGCCGCGCGGATAGTCGGGGAAGCGTGCGAAGAACGCCTGCTGCAGTCGCTCGATGCCGAGCACCGGGTCGACGCCGCCGAGATCGAGGTCGAACGTCCAACTGCGCTCGTCGTGGGTGGGACCCGGGAGCCCGAGCGAGATCGCGGATTCGAGACCCAGCAGGCGCCGGACGATGACGGTGCGGTTGGCCCACGGGCAGGCGCGCGCCGCGACGAGGCGGTAGCGCCCGGCCTCGACCGGCCATCCGTCACGGGCGTCGCGCGTGATGCGGTCCTCGATGTAGTTCGTGTCGCGCGTGAATTCGCGACCGGGCTCGACGTACTTCCCCTGGGGGGACTGCTTCTCCGTGGCGGACATACTTCCAGGGTAGGGGTGCATACATGTGAATGGACCCAGGTTGCGTCCGTGGCGGCAGCCGCCTAGTCCGTCGCGGAGAGGGCCTTCCGCAGAGGATCGAGCCCCATCGGTCCGAGCGCGAGTGCATCGGCGTGGAACCGGCGCGCGTCGAATCCGTCGCCTCGCTGGGACCGCGCCGCATCGCGGGTGTCGGTCCAGAGCTTCGCACCCACCTTGAAGGCGAGGGCTTGCCCCGGCCACCCCAGATACCGGTCAACCTCGAACCGGGCCGTCACGGGATCGACGAGGGCGACGTCCGTGAGGAGATCGCGCGCGAGAGACGGCGTCCACCGCGCCTCATCGGTGAGCGGTGTCGCCGGGATCGGCCGACCGGTGTGGAGCCCGATGTCCGCGACGATCCTTACCGACCGCCAGATCTGCCCGAGGAGGAGCCCGAGCCGTTCGGCGTCGTCGCGCACGAGGCCCACGTCGCCCGCGAGCTGCTCGGCGTAGTGCGCCCATCCCTCCGCGTAGCCGTGCACGTGGCAGAGGTAGCGCTGCCACGGGTGCAGTGCGACGTTCGCGTGGGCGACCGCATGCTCGTAGTGGTGACCGGGCACGCCCTCGTGGTGGAGACTCGTGACGTCGCGCCACGTCGAGACGGTGTCGGTCCCACCGGGGAGTGTCCAGACCACCCGCGGTCTCCGCGAGCCGTCCGGTGCGCCGGGGGAGTAGAAGAAGACTCCGGACGCGGCCTCGGAGACGATGCAGTCGACGTCGCGGACGTGGGGCGGCATGTCGAGCGCATCACCGTCGAGCGCATCGATGGTCGCGCCCATCCGCTCGGCGAGCCAGGCCCTGATGACCGGGACGCCCCGGAGCAGGCGCGACTCGTCGGCATCCAGCCGTCGGGCGGCGTCCCGTATCCCCTCCGCGCCGAGCCGCCGAGAGACGACCGTCGCCTCGGCGACCAGGCGGTGCAGTTCGTCCCAGCCGTACGCGGAGATCTCGTCGAGGTCGAGCCGGGCGCCGAGGAAGCTCGACGCCGTCGCGGCGTACACGTCCTCTCCCACGGCATCGGCCGAGGGGGCCGAGGGGAGGAGGTCGTCGACGAGGAAGCGGCGGAACCGCTCGGACGCCTCCGTCATCGCGGCGGCGGCGGCCTCGAGGCGGCGAGCCCGGGCGGGCGACAGCGCGTCGGCATGCGCGATCGAGCGGTAGACGTCGAGGCCCGACGGGTCGATCCAGGACGCGACCTGCTCGGCGACGCCGCGCACCTGGCGAGCGGCCGCGACGCCGCTTCCGGTGAACTCACCGCGATCGCCGGCCGACCGCGATTCCCTCAACGTGCGCTCATAGTCTGCGAGCACCGACGGCGCGGCCTCGAGCCGCACCAGCCCCTCATCACCCGCCTCGTCATCGGTGACGACCACGGAATCGAACGCCTCGCGCACCCGGTGGACAGGGGTGGCCAGCGGCGCGAGCAGCCGCGTGGTGAAGCCGGTGTGATCGAGGGATCGCGTGCTCTCGAGCCGTTCGATCATGGCCGCCCGGAGAGCGCGTTCCGTGGACGACAGGCCCGCCTCGTCGACAGCCACGAGCTCGTCTCGCACGGCGCCGTCGAGGGTGTGGCGCTCGGCGTACCACTCAGGGCTCGCATCGGGGAACGGCGCGACCGGCCCTCGTCCGATCGCCTGGGCCGCCGCCGGCTCGTGGGCGGCCAACCGCTCGACGTAGCGATCGGCGATCCCGGCCACGGGCGTTCGCTGCGGTCCGTTCTCGGCGTCAGAGCTCATCCCACGATTCTTCCGGCCGTCTCTGGCTCACGGCCGTCCCGTCGTCGGCGGTTCGCCCGATGTGCCCTCTGCGGGCCGACGGCATGAACCCCGGGTGAATCCATCGCCAATTCGGCGAGAACGCCCTCCGGATCGGCGTCGTCCATTCGCCTCGCGCTCATACGATGGCGGCGAAGACGGTCCTCGAGCGGGTCGGATCCCGGTCGGTCGTCTCCGAGGAGAGGCGATCCCATGAAGGTCCTGAGCTACAACCTCCGACACCACCGCGCCGCTGGCGAGATCGCGCAGCTCGCGACCGAGCACGGGACGGACGTCCTCTGCCTCCAGGAGGCGTACGCGGCCCAGCTGCCCTCCCGCGCCGGCGCCCTCGAACTCGCCGCGACGACGTCGACGGGTCTCCTCGGGCTCGCGATCTACGTGGACGCGTCGCGCTTCGCGGTGGTCGCGAGTCGTGCGTTCCGCCTCAAGCCGGGCGTGCACGATGTCGTCTTCCTCCCCGAGACGGAGCGCCTGCTCGCCGTGCGACTCGTCGACCGACGTACCGGAGCGGCGACCACCGTGGCCTCCTTCCACGCCGCGCCTCTCACCGCCACCAACATCCTGCGACGGCACCAGGTGTCCGCAGCCCACATGCTGCTCGACGACCTCGGAGAGGGCGAGCCGGTGCTCATGATGGGGGACTTCAACTACCCGCTCTTCCGGACGGGGCTCGCCCGTCTCGCGTCACGCGACGGCTACGCCCTCTCGGTGAGCGATCGACCGACCTACCGCCACGTGGGTTCGTTCGCCACCCACTTCGACCTCGTCACGTCGCGCGGCCTGCGCGTCGAGTCGGTGCGCACCCTGCCGGAGGGCGCGTCCGATCACCGGCCGATCCTCGCCGTCGCCGGCCTCGCGGAGACCTCGACCCGCGTGGCGACACGGCAAACCGTGGGGACGGTGGCGCCGAACCCGTAACATGAGCGGGACCCATCGACGCACCCGAGGCGGAACACCCTGAGAATCGCGAGCTACAACCTCAAACGCCACCGCGCCGTCGACGACCTCACCCGTCTCGCGGCCGCGAACGATGTCGACGTCTTCTGCATCCAGGAGGCTGAGACGTCGAAGCTCCCCGACTCCGTCGGCCGACTCGCGCTCACCGCCCGCACGGCGACGGGGGACATGGGCCTCGCCGTCTACGCGGACCCCGAGCGCTTCCACGTGCTGGACTCCCGCGTCTTCACGGTACGGAAGGCCCTGCACGACAGGTTCCTCCTGCCCGGCATCGAGCGGCTCCTCGCTGTGCGACTTGAGGACCGCGACAGCGGCATCGTGTCGACGATCGCGTCGTTCCACGCGTCGCCGCTGTCGGCTGTGAACGCCACGCGTCGGCGACAGATCGACGAGGCCCACCGCCACCTCCGGGAGTTCAGCCTCGGCTCTCCCACCCTCATGGTGGGCGACTTCAACTACCCGCTGTTCCGCAAGGGGCTGGTGAAGCGCGTCGAACGGGACGGGTTCTCCCTCACGATCAGCGACGGCCCCACCTACTACTACACGCCGCGCATCGCCTACCATTTCGACTTCCTGACGTCGTCGCGGATGCACGTGCGCTCGGTGAAGACGCTGCCGATCGGTCTGTCCGATCACCGCCCGATCCTCGTCGAGGCGACCCCCGTCGGGCCGGACCCTCATCCGCCGAGCGACCTCCCCGGCGCCGTCGCCGTCGACGACGCTGCGCAGGAAGCCGACGGGGTCAAACCGAACGAGTGACGTCTCCGTCGGACTCGTCCCGGTCGTCCGCGGACGGCCGCAGCAGGAGCAGGAGCATCCTCACGACGCGGTCCGTCCACTCGTCGGATGCGGTCCCGGCTCGGATGAACTCGCCGAGGGACGCGCCGAGGATGAAGTTGAGCGCCACGTCGACGTCGACGTCTCGGCGGAAACGGCCGCTCGTGATGCCCCGGACGAGGATGTCGCGCACGAGCGCGATCCACGGAACAAGCATCGATCGGATCGTCGCCGAGAAGTGCGGATCCTGATCCACGAGGACACCCGTGACACCACCGAGACCCAGGACGTGTTCCACACCGTCCCGGCAGCGCCGCACGGCCCATCGCAGCTCGTCCTCGATGTCGAGGCCCGGCGGCACGACGGGGGCTGCCGTGACGGAGTCGACGGCCGAGGCGATCAGCTCGTCCCGGTTGGAGAACCGGCGGTAGATCGTCGACTTCGCGATGCCCGAGGCCGCCGACACCGACTCGATGTTGACGGCCGCGGGACCGCGATCACGCAGGATGTCCAGCGCGGCGGCGACGATCTGCTGCTCCTTCGCGGATCGTCTGAGCGGGACGTGCTCGCCTTCGCTCCCCGTGCCGGTCGCCATGGCCGGCCTACTCCGAGGAGATGATTTTCCCGGGGTTGAGGTTCTTCCCGGGGTCGATCGCATCGAACATGCCCTGGATGAGGCCGACGCCGGGAGCGGAGATGTCCGCCTCCAGCCACGGCGCGTGCTCCGTGCCCACGGCGTGATGGTGGGAGAGCGTGCCGCCCGATTCGATGAAGGCGCTCTGGATCGCCGACTTCACGACGTCGTACTGGGCGATCGGGTCGACGCCGTCGTGGACGAACGCGAAGGTGAAGTACAGGCACGCTCCCGAGTGCGCCGAGTGCGAGAGGTGACACATGATCCACCCCTCCGTGCCGAGCTGGGCGTACGCCCCGTCGGCCGCCGCGCGGACGTTGCGGTAGAGCGGGAGCAGCTTCGACCAGGGCGCGGCCGTCTCCGACACGTCGGCGGCCGCTCCGCGGTCGAGGAGGAAGTCGCGCAGGTAGGGCGTGTCGAACTTCTTCTGGTCGTAGAGCGCGCCTGGCCCCTTGCCGACGGTGACCGCACCGTGCTTGCGGATGACCGAGCCGACCATCGACTTCTGGCGCGCGACGTGGGAGGGCGATCCCTCGTAGCCGATGAAGGACAGGCAGATCTCGTCGAGGTCCCACCCGCGCTTCTCGAGAACGGTCATGAGACCGGCCGTCACCTTGGAGGAGATCCCGGTGGACGCCTTGCGCGTCGCGAAGGAGAAGCCCGTCTCGCGCGCGTCGGAGACGCGCGTGATGGACGGCGCGGCGTCGCTCGTGGAGATGTCGTGCATCGCGACGAGTGCGCTCTCCCAGTCCTTGAAGAGGTAGCCGATGACCTCGCGGCGCTCGGGCAGGCGGTGCACCTGAACGGTGGCCTCGGTGATGATGCCGAGGCGTCCCTCGCTGCCGAGGATCGCCTCGCGCACGCTCGGACCCGTCGAGGCGTTGGGGATCGGCCGGATGACGAGGGTGCCGCCGGGCTGGACCACCCGCAGGCCCTTCGTGATCTCGGCGATGTCGCCGTACTTGTCCGAC
Proteins encoded in this window:
- a CDS encoding FAD-binding oxidoreductase yields the protein MTDVAHMKWWGWGVEGVGFHHEDKPAFAPFVRKAVGLDVSTPPAPVDDFSSVEVPASRLSDDAHTALTAIVGAGYALTDDLERVVHTYGKSIRDLLRLRAHLLPRVPDVVLYPADEAQVELIVSWAVENDAVLIPFGGGSNISGSLEPPVAEERVIASIDMGRLRKLIEIDEYSGLATFQAGVLGPDLEEQLGARGWTMGHYPDSFTHSSLGGWIATRSSGMQSDKYGDIAEITKGLRVVQPGGTLVIRPIPNASTGPSVREAILGSEGRLGIITEATVQVHRLPERREVIGYLFKDWESALVAMHDISTSDAAPSITRVSDARETGFSFATRKASTGISSKVTAGLMTVLEKRGWDLDEICLSFIGYEGSPSHVARQKSMVGSVIRKHGAVTVGKGPGALYDQKKFDTPYLRDFLLDRGAAADVSETAAPWSKLLPLYRNVRAAADGAYAQLGTEGWIMCHLSHSAHSGACLYFTFAFVHDGVDPIAQYDVVKSAIQSAFIESGGTLSHHHAVGTEHAPWLEADISAPGVGLIQGMFDAIDPGKNLNPGKIISSE
- a CDS encoding NADP-dependent oxidoreductase gives rise to the protein MAHTWIARDFGGLDVFDFVEEEVAPPGPGEVTIDVFAAGMNPADYKHIAMGGDPSDLPIHVGYEVAGILSAVGPDTEIASGGGADGDEVLAFRIRGGYSDSVTVPAKDVFAKPESLDFPEAANLLLAGTTAAEMLDVTGAKAGETILVHGASGAVGVSVLQQARLFGIRVIGTASDANMGVVMRYGGEHVVYGDGLEERVRDLAAGPIAASLDCVGTDEAIDVSLALVPDRSRIVSIANFERAERDGYRVIMGRFPASAVFRDRVRAHLIELAGRGDLVVPIARTFPLAEAREAMRFLADQHPGGKLALLP
- a CDS encoding glutathione S-transferase family protein, whose product is MSATEKQSPQGKYVEPGREFTRDTNYIEDRITRDARDGWPVEAGRYRLVAARACPWANRTVIVRRLLGLESAISLGLPGPTHDERSWTFDLDLGGVDPVLGIERLQQAFFARFPDYPRGITVPAIVDVPTGQVVTNNYPQITLDFSTEWTEFHREGAPDLYPEHLRAEIDDVAEKIFHDVNNGVYKAGFAGSQKAYERAYDTLFARLDWLEERLATQRFLVGDTITEADVRLFTTLARFDAVYHGHFKCNRSKLDEMPVLWAYARDLFQTSGFGDTIDFAQIKAHYYVVHSDINPTGIIPKGPDPRGWLTPHGREELGGRPFGDGTPPPPPPEGERVPPLA
- a CDS encoding endonuclease/exonuclease/phosphatase family protein; its protein translation is MASYNLKRHRAVDDLTRLAAANDVDVFCIQEAETSKLPDSVGRLALTARTATGDMGLAVYADPERFHVLDSRVFTVRKALHDRFLLPGIERLLAVRLEDRDSGIVSTIASFHASPLSAVNATRRRQIDEAHRHLREFSLGSPTLMVGDFNYPLFRKGLVKRVERDGFSLTISDGPTYYYTPRIAYHFDFLTSSRMHVRSVKTLPIGLSDHRPILVEATPVGPDPHPPSDLPGAVAVDDAAQEADGVKPNE
- a CDS encoding DUF885 domain-containing protein, giving the protein MSSDAENGPQRTPVAGIADRYVERLAAHEPAAAQAIGRGPVAPFPDASPEWYAERHTLDGAVRDELVAVDEAGLSSTERALRAAMIERLESTRSLDHTGFTTRLLAPLATPVHRVREAFDSVVVTDDEAGDEGLVRLEAAPSVLADYERTLRESRSAGDRGEFTGSGVAAARQVRGVAEQVASWIDPSGLDVYRSIAHADALSPARARRLEAAAAAMTEASERFRRFLVDDLLPSAPSADAVGEDVYAATASSFLGARLDLDEISAYGWDELHRLVAEATVVSRRLGAEGIRDAARRLDADESRLLRGVPVIRAWLAERMGATIDALDGDALDMPPHVRDVDCIVSEAASGVFFYSPGAPDGSRRPRVVWTLPGGTDTVSTWRDVTSLHHEGVPGHHYEHAVAHANVALHPWQRYLCHVHGYAEGWAHYAEQLAGDVGLVRDDAERLGLLLGQIWRSVRIVADIGLHTGRPIPATPLTDEARWTPSLARDLLTDVALVDPVTARFEVDRYLGWPGQALAFKVGAKLWTDTRDAARSQRGDGFDARRFHADALALGPMGLDPLRKALSATD
- a CDS encoding TetR/AcrR family transcriptional regulator; this encodes MATGTGSEGEHVPLRRSAKEQQIVAAALDILRDRGPAAVNIESVSAASGIAKSTIYRRFSNRDELIASAVDSVTAAPVVPPGLDIEDELRWAVRRCRDGVEHVLGLGGVTGVLVDQDPHFSATIRSMLVPWIALVRDILVRGITSGRFRRDVDVDVALNFILGASLGEFIRAGTASDEWTDRVVRMLLLLLRPSADDRDESDGDVTRSV
- a CDS encoding endonuclease/exonuclease/phosphatase family protein — its product is MKVLSYNLRHHRAAGEIAQLATEHGTDVLCLQEAYAAQLPSRAGALELAATTSTGLLGLAIYVDASRFAVVASRAFRLKPGVHDVVFLPETERLLAVRLVDRRTGAATTVASFHAAPLTATNILRRHQVSAAHMLLDDLGEGEPVLMMGDFNYPLFRTGLARLASRDGYALSVSDRPTYRHVGSFATHFDLVTSRGLRVESVRTLPEGASDHRPILAVAGLAETSTRVATRQTVGTVAPNP